The Tessaracoccus flavus genome includes the window GGTGCGGGAATTGTCGGCGGGCACTGATTAAGTGGTGCCATGGAGATCGCCACCGTCGTCGTGTTCGTACTACTGGCCCTCATCGTGGGCATCGTGGGCGGTTTCGTCGTCGGTCGCCGAGGAGGCGCTCCGGACGAGCAGGCCCGGCAGGCGGAGCAGCGGGCTCTCAGCGATGCCCGCAGTGACGCCGCGACGGCGCGCGCCGAGGCCAGCCGCGCGCGCGAAGAGTCAGCGCACATCAAGGCGGAGGTCGCCCAGCACCTGGCGGAGAAGTCGGACCTGCGCACCGCCGTGGCCGAGGCCCAGCGCCTGGTCGCCGAGGCCCGCGGCGAGACGGCGCGGGTCGCGGCCGAGGTGGCGGCTGCCGTCGCCCAGCGCGATGCCGCCATGCAGAGGGCCGCGGAGCAGGCCTCTGACAGGGAGGCGCTCCTCAACCAGTTCAAGGTGCTCTCCAGCGAGACGTTGGAGCGGCAGGGCAAGCAGGCCGACGCCGTCGCGGAGGCGCGGATGAAGGCCACCGAACAGCTCGTCTCGCCCTTGACGGAGGGGCTGCGCCAGATGCAGGAGAAGCTGCAGAACGTCGAGAAGGAGCGCGTCCGCCTCGCCGCAGAGCTCGGCGAACAGGTGAACATGGTGCGCCTCTCCGGAGAGGCGATCCGGCGCGAAACCACGAGTCTCAGCAACGCGCTGCGCACACCTCAGGTGCGCGGCGCCTGGGGCGAGCGCAGCCTGAGGCGCATCGTCGAGAGCTCCGGCCTTCACGAGCGATGCGACTTCGATACCCAGCACAGCTACGAGACCGACGACGGCAGGTTCCGGCCCGACCTCCGCGTGAACCTGCCCGCGGCGAAGGTGCTCTTCGTCGACGCGAAGGTGCCGCTGCAGGCGGTCCTCGAGGCATACAACACCGAGGACGAGGCGCAGCAGAAGGGGCACTTCAAGACCTTCTCTCGGCACGTGCGCACCCACATCGATCAGCTGTCCGATAAGAACTACTGGGCGCTGGACCAGGGCTCTCCCGAGTTTGTCGTCATGTACCTGCCCTCCGACGAGTTCTACCGGCTCGCGCTCGAGCAGGATCCCGCGCTTCACGATTACGCCACCCGCAAGCAGGTGGTGCTGTCATCGCCGGGGTTGTTGATTCCGATGTTGCAGGTCGTGGCCAACGGGTGGAAGCAGGTGGCGCTGGCGGAGCAGGCCGGGGAGGTGTCGAAGCTCGGGCGCGAACTCTACGAGCGGCTCGCGACCCTGGGGGCTCACTTCGACAAGCTGGGGCGCTCCCTCGGTTCGGCAGTCTCCAACTACAACAAGGCTGTCGCGACGATGGAGAGCCGCGTCATGGTCTCCGCGCGTCGTTTCCGCGACCTCGAGGTCACCTCGGCCGAGCTCCCAGAGCTGGGGGGGATCGACGGCACGACCCGTGAGCTGGCGGTGGCGGAGATGCTGGACTACCAGGAGATCCGTGAGCGCGAACTCGCCACGCTCAACGACGACGAGCGCATCGAGGACGCCTCGCCAGTGCGCCAGCTGCCGCGGCGGACCGGCACGTCCGGCAGCTAGCATCCAGTAGCGGATTCGAACCGAGCCGGGGTTGGGGGCGACAATGGCCCCATGAGCAACCTGGCAGACCTCGCCGCCCAGATCCCCGATGCGCTGGCGCGCCTCGACGGCGTCGCGCGCCGCACGCCCGTCCATTACAACGAGAGGATGTCGAGCCTCACCGGGAGTCAGATCTGGCTGAAGCGCGAGGATCTTCAACCCGTGCGGTCGTACAAGCTCCGAGGGGCCTACAACCTGATGAGCCAACTTTCCGCGGAGGAGAAGGCTGCGGGCGTCGTCTGCCCGTCGGCGGGCAACCATGGTCAGGGGGTGGCGTTCGCCGCAGCCGCGTTGGAAGTGCATGCGACGGTGGTCGTGCCCCACACCACCCCGCGCCAGAAGCGCCAGCGCATCATGGAGATCGGCCGCGGCTGGGTGGACCTCGTGATGCACGGGGCCACCTACGACGAGGCCTCCGAGGAGGCCGCGCGGATGGCCAGCGAGGGCATGCCCCTCGTCCCGGCCTTCAACGACCCGAGGACCGCGGCCGGGCAGGCGACGCTGATGGCCGAGGCCTTCGAGCAACTCGGGTTCGTGCCTGACGCCGTGCTCCTGCCCGTGGGGGGCGGCGGCCTGCTCGCGGGCTCGGCAGCCTGGCTGCGGACCAACCATCCCGAGGTGCGGATCATCGGAGTGGAGCCGGAGGGTGCCCCGTGCGTCGCTGCGGCCATCTCCGCCGGGCGTCCCATCACGCTGACCGACATCGACACGTTCGTGGACGGCGCCGCGGTGAAGAGGGTGGGTGACTTCACCTTCGAGATCATCCGAGAGGCCAAGGTTGAGCTCGTCCGGGTGCCCGAGGGTCAGATCTGCACCGAGATGCTCGAGATGTACCAGACCGAGGGGATCATCGCCGAACCGGCTGGTGCGCTTGCCGCCGCCGCGCTGCCGACCGGTGGATTGGGCCAGCGGGTCCAGCTTCCCACCGGATCGCGTGTCCTGGTGCTTGTCTCCGGCGGCAACAACGATGTGTCGCGCTATGCCGAGGTGGTGGAGCGGTCCCTCATCCACGAAGGCCGGAAGCGCTACTTCCTCGTCGACTTCCCCCAGCAGCCCGGCGCGCTGCGCACCTTCCTGGATTCGGTGCTCGGCCCCGACGACGACATCACCTACTTCGAGTACGTCAAGCGCAGCAGCCGGGACACCGGACCAGCCCTGGTGGGCGTGGAACTGGGCAACCCCAACGACTACCGCTTCCTGCTCAACCGGATCGCCGAGTCGGGCATGAAGGTGGACGAGGTGGCCTACGACTCGCCGTTCTTCCGATTCCTGATCTGACGAGGTCAGTGCTTGACGGCGCGGCGGATGTCCTTGCGGAGCTCCGGGGGCAGGGCGAACTGGAGCGTTTCCTCGGTCAGTCGCTCCTCGATGGCCACCGGGTAGCCGCGGTCACGCAGGTACTGCAGAACTCCGTCGACCAGTTCCTCGGGCACCGACGCCCCGGAAGTGACGCCGACGCTCTGCACACCCTCCAGCCAGGCGGGATCGATCTCGCTGGCGTTGTCCACCCGGTAGGACGTCTTTGCGCCGGCCTCGAGGGCCACCTCGACGAGACGGACCGAGTTGGAGGAGTTGCTCGAGCCCACGACGATCATGAGGTCACAGCCGCCGGAGGCGATCTGCTTGACCGCCAACTGGCGGTTCTGCGTGGCGTAGCAGATGTCGTCGGAGGGCGGGTCCATGAGAAGGGGGAACTTCTCCCGCAAGCGACCGACCGTCTCCATCGTCTCGTCGACCGACAAGGTGGTCTGGCTGAGCCACGCAACGTTCGTGCCCTCGGGCAGTTCGATGTTGTCAACGTCGTCCGGCGACTGCACGAGCAGCGTGTTGTCCGGCGCCTCACCCATGGTGCCCTCGACCTCCTCGTGACCGGCGTGGCCGATGAGCAGGATCTGCTTGCCGTCGGCGGCGAACCGCTTCGCTTCGTGATGCACCTTGGTGACCAGCGGGCACGTGGCGTCGATCGTCTTGAGGCCACGCTCGGCGGCCTCTGCATGCACTGCCGGCGACACGCCGTGCGCCGAGAACACCACGGTCGAGCCCGGGGGAACCTCGTCGAGTTCCTCCACAAAGATCGCGCCACGGTCTTCAAGGGTTTCCACCACGTGCTTGTTGTGCACGATCTGTTTGCGCACGTAGACCGGAGCTCCGTAGAGGTCGAGCGCCTTCTCGACGGTGATGACGGCGCGGTCGACCCCGGCACAGTACCCACGGGGGGCGGCCAGGACTACACGCTTGTTCAGCTCGCTCACAGACATGGCACCCAGTCTAGGCGGAGGGCCACCAGTACCCTAAAGAGATGGATTCTCCCCAACTGCACGCCCTCGGATTCGACTTCCCCGCCCTCGACGACCTCATCAAGGCCGCTTTCGCCGCCGGGGTCCGGGGCATCGACGCAGTGCCAGGATTCGACCTCATCGGCCACTACACCGACCCGAGCGGCGCCCGAATCGCGTTCCTCAAGCGGGCGGGGCAGGCGGCCGACACGACGGCCGCCCTGAAGTCCAGCACGGCCTACCGGGCCCAGGTGGTGCGCTTCACCGACCACCTCGCACGGATCAGTCTCTACGCCGACGACGAGGAGGGCAGACTGCTGACCCAGTACGTCTCGCTCGTCGACGACCCGGTCGCCTACGCGCAGCACGATCTCACCAAAGCCGGCGAGTTCACCGTCGTCGAGCGGCTCGAGGTCGGGGCACTGGCGGTCGATGTGGCCGTCTACGAGGACACAACAGCCTTCGAGGCGTCGCCGGCCGCTGAGATGGGGCCGATCACCGTCGAGCCGACGAGCCTGTATTCGCCCGGCCTGCTGGGGCTGCAGGCGGGCGCGATCACCCCCGCGGAGGCGACACCGACGATGCTGATGGGAGTCATCGTGCAGAGTGTGGAGGTCCGCCGCAACGAGTTGAGCGGCGTGGAGTTCCAGTACGTGATCGGGACCACAGACGTCGATCTTGCCTGCGCCCTCCCGATGGAGCGACCGGTGGCCCCGGGCAACGTCGTCC containing:
- the ilvA gene encoding threonine ammonia-lyase IlvA produces the protein MSNLADLAAQIPDALARLDGVARRTPVHYNERMSSLTGSQIWLKREDLQPVRSYKLRGAYNLMSQLSAEEKAAGVVCPSAGNHGQGVAFAAAALEVHATVVVPHTTPRQKRQRIMEIGRGWVDLVMHGATYDEASEEAARMASEGMPLVPAFNDPRTAAGQATLMAEAFEQLGFVPDAVLLPVGGGGLLAGSAAWLRTNHPEVRIIGVEPEGAPCVAAAISAGRPITLTDIDTFVDGAAVKRVGDFTFEIIREAKVELVRVPEGQICTEMLEMYQTEGIIAEPAGALAAAALPTGGLGQRVQLPTGSRVLVLVSGGNNDVSRYAEVVERSLIHEGRKRYFLVDFPQQPGALRTFLDSVLGPDDDITYFEYVKRSSRDTGPALVGVELGNPNDYRFLLNRIAESGMKVDEVAYDSPFFRFLI
- a CDS encoding 4-hydroxy-3-methylbut-2-enyl diphosphate reductase; translation: MSVSELNKRVVLAAPRGYCAGVDRAVITVEKALDLYGAPVYVRKQIVHNKHVVETLEDRGAIFVEELDEVPPGSTVVFSAHGVSPAVHAEAAERGLKTIDATCPLVTKVHHEAKRFAADGKQILLIGHAGHEEVEGTMGEAPDNTLLVQSPDDVDNIELPEGTNVAWLSQTTLSVDETMETVGRLREKFPLLMDPPSDDICYATQNRQLAVKQIASGGCDLMIVVGSSNSSNSVRLVEVALEAGAKTSYRVDNASEIDPAWLEGVQSVGVTSGASVPEELVDGVLQYLRDRGYPVAIEERLTEETLQFALPPELRKDIRRAVKH
- the rmuC gene encoding DNA recombination protein RmuC — its product is MEIATVVVFVLLALIVGIVGGFVVGRRGGAPDEQARQAEQRALSDARSDAATARAEASRAREESAHIKAEVAQHLAEKSDLRTAVAEAQRLVAEARGETARVAAEVAAAVAQRDAAMQRAAEQASDREALLNQFKVLSSETLERQGKQADAVAEARMKATEQLVSPLTEGLRQMQEKLQNVEKERVRLAAELGEQVNMVRLSGEAIRRETTSLSNALRTPQVRGAWGERSLRRIVESSGLHERCDFDTQHSYETDDGRFRPDLRVNLPAAKVLFVDAKVPLQAVLEAYNTEDEAQQKGHFKTFSRHVRTHIDQLSDKNYWALDQGSPEFVVMYLPSDEFYRLALEQDPALHDYATRKQVVLSSPGLLIPMLQVVANGWKQVALAEQAGEVSKLGRELYERLATLGAHFDKLGRSLGSAVSNYNKAVATMESRVMVSARRFRDLEVTSAELPELGGIDGTTRELAVAEMLDYQEIRERELATLNDDERIEDASPVRQLPRRTGTSGS